In the genome of Egibacteraceae bacterium, the window GCGGGCCCGCGCGCTGTCGAGGATGGGCACCCGGACGAACACGTCGAGCAGACGGGGGTCGACCGGCATGGCCCGGAGCCGGTAGGCGGCCGCCATGGCGGTACGCACGGCGGCGCGTGGAACCCGCAGGGGACGCGCCCCGAGGAGTTCGGCGAGCACACGTGCATCGACCACTGGCTCCGCGGCCAGGTTGAACGCCCCCGCAACGGGACGCACGAGCGCGAGACGGAAGGCCTCGGCCGCGTCGGCGGTGTGCAGCGCCTGGAAGCGCAGACCGGGGAAGTCGGGCACGATCGGGATGAACTCCCGCCGGACGAGCCAGCTCGGCAGCAGGGGGCCGGCGAACAGCCGGCGCTGCTCGGAAGCGGACTCGCGTTTGAAGATGAACGCCGGGCGCAGGCGCACGACGCGGATGTCGGACCGCTCGGCGGCGAGCCCGTCGAGGGTCCGCTCGACGTAGGCCTTCTCGCGGGCGTAGCCCGCCGTCGGCCACCCGTGCGTCGGCCACGTCTCGTCGACCGGGCGGTCCTTCGGGCCGGGCGAGTAGGCACCGACCGAGGACGCGTAGACGATCGTGGCGACGCCAGCCTCGGCGGCCGCGCGGAACACCCGCGCGCTGCCGACGGCGTTCGCCTGCCACGTGACCGTCGGCCGCCGCATCGGGTGGAACAGCCATGCGAGGTGGACCAGCGCGTCGGCACCCTGCAGATGGGGTCCCATGTCGTCTTTGCCAACGTCGGCGCTCACCCACATGGTCTTCGGCGCCCTCACCGCGGGAGGGCGGCGAGCGATGCCGACGATCGTGTCGACCGCGGGCTCGTCGGCGAGCGCTTCGACGAGGCTCGTCCCGACGTTGCCGGTCGCTCCGGTGATCACTACGCGCACGCCCGAACCCTTCCCCTCGACCGGCTCCTCAACCCCAGCGGGAGGCCGCGAGCTGCGTCGGCTCGTCGATCCGGCCCCCGGGTGGCTTCCGACACCTCCAGGCGCCCAGGGATGCGGCGGGACACGCGTCGCGAACCTCGTGGGGCGCAACAAGCCCGTCGAGGACAGCGAGTCGAGAGGCGGTGGCTCGGGCCGACGCGCCGCCGTCTACCCCGCGACGCAGGCGGACGCGAACGATAGCCGCGCCGAGAGCGGCCGCGGTCGCCGCCGTGTCCAGCTTGCATGGCCGGAAGAAGGACCGGACGGGAGCCTCATCGGCGGCCGCGCCGGCGGAACGTAGTCTCCGACCCCGGGCCATCGCGGCGATGCACTCCCGGTGTTGGTCGCATCAGCCGGCGAGCGGGTTGAGTCGGGCGGCGACCTGCCGGAGCGTAGGAACGGGCCGCTGGTCCTCGCTCATCTTGGCGTTGAGGACGACCACGGCGCCGGTAAGCGCCGGAACGGCGTACTCAGCGGCCCTGAGACGTCGTTGCGCCCGGGCGACCTCGGCGGGAGTGCCGGGGGTGGGCGTGGTCGCGTCCATGACGGGCGCACGGTCTCCGGCGGCGCGGACCGCCTGCTTGCGGTAGACCCGTGCGGCTACCGTGCTGGCCAGCGCGGCCAGGCTGACAGCCCCCTTCACCGCCATCTGCGACGCCATGCCGCGTTGGGTGAGGACGCGGCTCTTGTTGCCCCAGCCGGCGACGGCGCTGCCCAGCAGGTGCGCGGCGATCGCCATGCCCCCCGGCACGGTCCAGCGATCCCATACGGCGTCGACCGTCCGCAGCCGGTCGGCGGGATCGTCGATGTCGCTGACCGCGCGGTTGACCGCGGCGACCCCCATGAGTGACCCGCCGAACCAGGCGGACAGGCCGGCGTCGCGGATCGACCGCACGACCGGGTTGACCCCCCACGTCACCGGCGACGTGGACGGCTCCACCTTCGACGTCAACGCGGCCAGCCGACCGTCAGAGGAGGAGCGCACCGCGAGCGCGGCGGCGACGCCGCCGACGGCGAGCACGGGCAGCAGCTTGCCGGCGATCGGGGCGGGACTGCTGGGCCAACCGCCGCTCACCGCGGTGCCGTAGGCGACGGGCTCGTTGACGTTGCCCGAGGTCGGCTCCGCCGGGGCCTGCTCGAAGTGGTCGCGGTCGACCATGCGGGCTTGCATCTTCTCGAACAGCGCGGGGCTCGTCAGCCGCTGCTGCCACAGCATGCGCCCGGCGCCGCCGACGATGCGCTCACGCTGCGGTTTGCGGGCGCAGCCGACGATGGCCTTGGCGACCACGTCGGCGTCGTACACCGGCCGCAGCGGCTTGACCTTGCGGCCCATGTAGTTCGCGGCGTGCTGGAAGATCGGTGTGTCGATGGAGGCGGGCAGGAGCGTGGACACGTGGATGTCCTTGTCGGCCACGAGCTCCTGGCGCAGCGACTCGCTCAACCCCACGATCCCGAACTTGCTCGTGGTGTACGCGGTGACATAGGGGCTGCCGATCTTGCCGAAGACCGACGCGTTGTTGATGATCGTGCCGTAGCCCTGCTCGCGGAACACCGGCAGCACCGCCCGCATGCCGCGGACGTAGCCGAGCAGGTTCGTGTCGATCACCCGGTCGTACTCTTCCGGCGGTGCCTCCTCGAAGCGGGCGAACAGGCTGACGGCGGCGTTGTTGACCCACACGTCGATCCGCCCGTACTCCTCCACAGCCCGCCGGGCCAGCTCGCGGACCTGCCCCTCGTCGGTGACGTCGGCGGCTACGACCAGCGCGCGCCCGCCAGCCTGCAGGCACTCCTCGGCGACCTCCTTGAGCACCTGCTCGCGGCGAGCGGCGAGCACGACCGCCGCGCCCTTCTTGGCGAACCGCAGCGCGGCGGCCCGCCCGATGCCGCTCGACGCGCCGGTGATGACGACGACGCTGTCCTTCAGCTTTCCAGCCATGAACGAGTCCCCTCCTTGTGGTGTGCATCCGGGATGCCCACTGCCGCCGCCGGTCACGCATAGCGACCGGCCGGCGCGGGCAGGGAGTGGACAGCCGTCCATCCCGAGGGGCCCTGCCGTGAAGCCACCGAGCTACATCGCCAACTTCGACTCAGCGTCGGCGATGGTCCGTGCGACCGCCCGCTACCTGAAGGGCAAGGACTTCCCGGCCCTGGGGCTCGGCGCGCCCGTGAAGTACCCGCCGCGGATCGCCAAGCGCCTGCCGCGACGTGCCCGCGAGATCGCCTACGCGTACAACAGCGCCGGGGAGGCCATCCGGCCCTCGTTCGCCGGGCGCGTCAACGACGAGGCCGTCGCGCGTTGGATCACCAGCACCTACCCGAAGCGATACTACCCGGCGGCGGTGGTCGGCTCGTCCAGCGGCGCCCTGGTGCACCTGGCCGCCGCGCTCGGCATGCCGTGGCTGCCCCAGACCTACCTCATCGGCATCCGCCAACCCGACGCGCATCCAGACGAACCCCGGCGCGGCTTGGAGAAGAGCCTCAAGCCGGGCCGCAAGCTGCTGGAGTCCAACCCCGACCTGCAGCTGCACGTCATGCACGACCCCAACCAGGACCGCCTCACCCTCACCCGCATGCAGTACTTCCGCGTGAAGTGGCGCCGGATGCCCGACACCTACCGCAGGTGGCTCAGCGACGTCCTGCCGGCCGGTGGGACGCTGTTCATCTCCGAGTGCCGGCGCACCTGGCCCCAGACGAAGGTCGACGATCGCTTCTACTACCAGTTCGGCGCCCTGGGAGGCGCCACCGAGGAGGAGTTCTTCACCGGCGGCCCCCGCGTCGAGGAGTACCTGCGCCACTACCAGTCCGACCGCGGCCGGCGCCCCCGCCGCAACCGCGGCGAGATCATGACCAGGTGGGACCCGCCGGCGCCCGACGGGGACTTCCCGGAAGCCGAGTGGGGCTTCGAGCCCGCCGTGACCGACGACCTCCTCGAGCTTGCCGCCGAGCACCGCTGGAACGTGCGCCGCATCGTCTTCGACGAGCCCGAGCACCTGAGCCCCCTGGTTGCGGAGCTGTACCGCTGGTGGTACCGCCAGCGCCGCCTCTCCCCCAACCGGCTGCTGGTCGACTCGTTCCTGCTCATGGACCCGTGGTGGACCCTGCGGCTGGGCGCGGCGCCGCTGTGGCTGAAGTTCAACATGGAGCCCTCGGCCGAGGCGCTTGAGCGCTACCTCGCCGAGTTCGGGCCCTTCGACGACATCCGCATGATGCTGTTCGCCCACGGCGTCGAATGCGTCGGGCTTCCGCCCATCGACCGTTGGAAAGCATCCCTCGCCCAGGCCCGCGACGTCGGCGCCTTCCTCGACGTCGACGAGGACGCCTACCCGCTGCACTTCGACCACATGGGGCGCTACCACGACGCTTTGCAGGACGTCCCGGCCCGCTACCCCATGCCCGGCTACCTGGCGCTGGCACAGCTCGAGGAGTTCCTCGACGAGCAAGGCGACCGGTTCCCCGTGGCCTGGCCCAAGCCGGGGGAGCGCGCGCCACAGCCCACACAGGCCGCGGCCAGCAGCTGGGGCTAGTGGCGTCCCAGGAACCCCCTGACGAGGCGGGCGAGCTCCAACGGCGCGGAGTACACCATGCAGTGCCCCGGCCCCGGCACAACCCGCAGCTCGCCTCGCGGGGCTCGACACGCGACCGTCTCCGCCCACTGCTGCGTCACCAAAGGATCTCGACTGCCTCGGACCACCAGCAACGGACAGGCCACCTCGGCCACCGTCTCCTCGATGCGGTCATCCAGCGCATGACGAAGCGTGGTCATGAGGCGCCCCACCCCCGCTTGCCGGACGCCGCGGGCCTGCACCCATCCCAGAGACGGGCGTTCGAACCGCGAGCCATGGGCCAGTCGCGCCGCCTGCCGGAGAACGGTCCGCGCGCCCGCGTCGATCGTCGGCCCCTGCAACACCACCGCATCGACCTGGTCCGGATGGCGGGCCGCAAGATGCGCGAGCACCTGGCAGCCCATCGAGTTGCCGACCACCACCGCAGGAGCCAGGCCCATCGCGGTCATCCACCCCGCCAAAGCGTCAGCGAGCTCCGGCAGGGTCGGGACGTGTGACGGCTGCTCGCTGCGTCCGAAGCCGGGAAGGTCGGGCACGAGCACCCGCAGCGAGCTCGCGAGCAACCGGGCGGCCGGAAGCTGCGCCTCCCCCGCGGCCCCCCAACCGTGCAGGACCACCACCGGGCGCGCCGACGAACGCCCTGCCACGACGGCGTGCCAGCGCAGGCCCGCCACAAAGGCGGGCTGGGGCGTGAAGGTGCCGACGTCGGCCATGTCGGGCTCAATGCCCGCTTGCCCCCCGTCGCATGCAACCGCCCAGCTTCAACGGGGACGGCGACGGGATCTGCTGCGAGCCGTCGTCCCAACTCCTTTCGTGGCCAGGCATTAGGCCGGATTACGCCCATCAGCGAGCCGGCGTCCTTCATCGCAGCAGCGTGCTGAGGGTGATGCCGATGGCCGCGGTGCCGGCGACGAGCCAGGTGACGTAGTCGCCGACGTGGCCGCTGTGCACGCGGCGCAACCCGCCGACGGCTGCGCCGAGCGGGGCCAGTGCGGCCGCGGTCGGACGGATCGCGAGGCTGGCGGCGACGAGGATGAGCGCGGCGAGGGCCGCGAGGGCGGACTCGACCAGCGACTCGGCTGTGAAGATGTCTTCAGGCTCGGGTCGAGGCTCGGCGACCGCCTCGCCGTGCAACACCGCATCAACGTAGGCGTCGACTTCGACGAACCGCTCGCCTGCCTCCTCGGCGGCGGCGATGAACGTGGGCAGCGGCCCGATCACCGCCGAAGCGGCCATCAGGGCCACGGCGGGGACCAGGATCAGCAGGGTGACGCGCTGGCCGCCCTGCCCTCCGTCACGGTCGGGGTCGCCGCGGTCGCCGCCCCGGTCGGTGGCCCGCAGGCCGACGAGGGCGGCGGCGCGGAGCACCGCGGCGCCGGTGAGCGCGGCAGCGGCGAGAGCGACGTAGGAAAGCCACCCGTAGCCGACCGCTTCGGCGGCTTCGTCGATCAGCACCTTGCCGGTGTACATCCCGAACGGGGGCAGCCCGGCAAGGCCAAGCCCGCCGACCGCCAGGATGCCTCCCAGCAGTGGCAGCCGATACGCCCTGCCGGAGAACGCCGCGAGGCTCACGGTGCCGTGTTGCACCAGCAGCCAGCCGGCGGCCAGGAACAGCCCGGCTTTCACCAGCCCGTGGCCGACGACGTACGTGCCGGCGCCGGCGATGCCGTCCGGCTCGAACGTGGCGAAGCCGATCGCGGCGATGCCCAGGTGCGCGACGGTGGAGAACGCCAGCATCCGCTTGAGGTCGTCCTGCACCAGGCACATCACCGCCGCCACCCCGGCGGTGAGTACGGCGAACACCGCGTAGAAGGCGCGCAGCTCGTCGGTGTGTGCCTCCACCGGTCCGGCGAAGGCTGTCCAGTGCAGGCGGGCGATGGCGTACAGGGCCACCTGGATGAGCACGGCGGAGAAGAACGCGGCCGCCCACGACGGCGCGACGGCGTGGGAGTCGGCGTGCCAGAAGTGGAACGGCACGACGGCCGCCTTGGTGAACAGCCCGGCGGTCATCAGGCCGAGGGCGATGACGGTCGGGGCCTCGACGCCGGCGCCGTTCAGGAGTTCGGCGATCTCCGCGAGGTTCGGCGTTCCGGCGTGTGCGTAGAGGACCGCTGCGCCGGTGAGGAACAGCGTCGCGCCGATGGTGTTGGTCAACGCGAAGTTGACGGCCCCCTGCAGCGAGGCCAGCTCCTGGGGGCGGTAGCCGGTGATCGCGTAGGCGGCGATGCTCGTGGTCTCCAGGAACACGAACAGGGTGAGCAGGTCGCCGGCGAACGCGAAGCCGCAGAAGCCGCCGAGGAAGATCAGCGCCAGCGTGTGGGAGCGGTCGTCCACCGTCTCGCGGTTCCACTTGGTGAGCAGCACCGCGGTCATCAGCACGGCGCCGAGCGCGGCGATGCCGGCGCCGATCGGGTCGGCGACCAGCGCGATCCCGATCGCGTTCTCCTCCCTGGGCGTCCACCCCGCGACCCAGTGGACCAGCGTCTCGGCGGCGGATGCCCGAAGCAGCCACGCGGTCACGAGCGCGGTGGCCGCAGCCGACAGCACCGCCAGTCCGTCACGGACGCGGCGGTCCACCGACGGCGGCAGGGAGCGCAGGACGACCGCGGCGAGCAGCGGCACGGCGATCGCCAGGGGCATCAGCGCGTCCATGCTCAGCCCCGGAGCGCGACGAGGCCTGCGGGATCGAGGCTTCCGGTCCGCTTGTTGACCTGGACGGCGAAGGCGAGCAGGAGCGCCGTCGCCGCGGCACCGACGACGATGTCGGTCACCGTCAGCGCCTGCACGACCGGGTCGACCACGGCGACGTCGGCGGGGACGTCGTCGTAGATCGGCGCGGTGGCATCGTGGCGGTAGCCGATCGCCAGCAGCAGGACGTGCACGGAGGTCTGCAGCACCGCCAGGCACATGATCGTGTGGACGAGGTCGCGGCTGGTGACGATCCCCGCCAGGCCGGTCAGCAGCACCCAGGCGGCGAGGAGGTAGGGCAGGTGCTCCGCGCTCATGGCTCTTCCTGTCGGATCTCGACGGTCTGCTCGACGAACTTCTGGATCAGCGTGGCGAGGGCGGACGCGGCCTCGAGCCCGATGAGGACGCTGAGCACCCCGATGGTCCCGGCTGACAGCAGCCGGCCCGCCTCGCCGAGTGGCAGGACGTTGCCGAGAAAGCCCGCCCCGGTCGCCAGGGCGACCAGCCCGACGACGAGGAAGCCCCCGGCGCCGATGGACTCGGTGATGTCCAGGGCGCTCTCGGGTGCCAGGTGGTGCATGGTCGCCTGACGACCGGCGAGGAATACCAGGGCGACGGCCGCAGCGACGATGGCGCCCCCCTGGAACCCGCCGCCGACCGAGACGTGCCCGCGGGCGGCGATGTAGGCGCCGTAGAGCACCGTGGGGGCCACCAGCCACAGCGCGACCGCGCGCACCGCGTCGCCGGTCGGGGCGGGACGGCGGTCGACGGCGGTGCTCGCCGGCGGCTCGCTCTCCTCCTCGCCGGCGAGCTCGCGCAGCACCGTCTGCACCGCCGCGGCGCCGGCGAACAGCGCCAGCGCCTCGCCGAGGGTGTCCAGCGCCCGCAGGTCGAACAGCACCGCGCTGACGGCGTTGGTGGCGTTGCGCTCGGCCAGCGCCAGGTCGGCGAGGGCCAGCCCGTAGGCGGGGGCGTCCTCACCGAACCCCGGCAGGCCCAGGAGCCCCTCGACCAGCCAGGCGCCCAACAGCACGACGGCCGCCAGGCCGATGAAGCCGCGGGCGCTCACCGCCCTCCCGATCGAACTTTGGCGAGCGCCAGCAGGACCAGCAACGGCAGCACCACGCCGCTCACCGCGGCCTCGGCCATGGCCACGCCCGGTGCGTGAAACGTGAGGAACAGCAGCGTCAGCGCCATCCCGTGCGCGCCGAACACGATCGCCTGGCGCGTCGTGTCGCGGGTCGCGGCCACCCCGGCAGCGGTGACGGCGACCAACAGCAACGCGATCACCTGCACGGCGGTCATCCGGTGACCTTCCAGTCGTCCCCGGCGGGGCGGCCGTGCCGGCGGGTCAGGATCGCCCTGCCGGTCGCGTGGTTCAGCACCGGCCCGCTCGTCAGCACCACCACCCCGACCGCCAGGGCCTTCACCGCCACCTCGCTGACCCCGACCTCCACGACCACCGCCGCGACCAGCGCCACGGTGGCCAGGATCGTGGCCACTCCGGTGTAGTGCAGGCGGTCCTGGGCGTCGTCCATCACCAGCAGCCCGCCGACGGCCAGCAGCGCGGCGAGGGCCACGACCACCAGCAGGGCCACCACGACCACGCTCACAACCACCGCTCCAGGACGCGGGCGTAGGCGAGCCCACCAGCGAAGGACAGCAAGGCCATGACGATCGCCGCGTCGACGTACACCGACCGGCCCGCGCCGACGGCCACCGCCACCAGCGCGACCGGCGTCAGGATGCTCAGCGCCTGCAGGGCGACCAGGCGCTGCTCCACCGAGCCGCGCAGCGTCATCACGGTCGGCGGCACCATCGCCGCCGCGACCACCGCGGCAGTGACCAGCCAGGCGTTCACGAACGGCCCCGCAGGTCCTCGTGGTCGAACCCGACGACGTAGCTGTTGGGCTGCAGCGACGTCCCGACGGTCATCAGCACCCGGCGGGCGGTGCTGCGCCCGTCCCGGCCGCCGACGTCGCAGGGCAGCGCGTTGAAGGACCCGGTCACCGGCCGGCCGGCCAGCCGCCGGGCCAGAGCAGCGGCCAGCTGCCCACAGTCGCTGAACGCCTGGGCCACCATGCCCGGGTCCGTGGCCAGTCTCCGCCGGGCCGGTGCCGCAGGCCGACAAGCTGGCGGGCGGCCAGCCCCGCGGCGGAGGCCAGCCCTCCGACCACGGTTGCGGCAACGATCTCGGCGACGTCCAGCTGTCCCGCCAGGCCCAGCCACAGCAGCGCAAGCGTCGCCGTCCAGGCCAGCCAGCTCGCGACGAGAGCTCGTGTTGCGGGCGCGTCGGAGCGGGGTGGTCCCGGCGGTTCGGAGGGGTGGTCGGTGCTCATCCGGCTCCCTTCGGTTGGGTGCGGTGGTGGTCGGACTCGCCCGTGGGTAGCGGGCCGTCGGCCGGTGTCCAGTCGGTGAGGTGAGCCAGCGCGGTGAGAAACGCGCGGAGCCGGGCGGCGGTGGCCACCGCCGCCGGATCGAGATCCCCCGGCGACCAGCGGTCCCCCAGCGCCTGGACCATCACCTCGCTCATCTGCTCGACCCAGCGCCGGTCGTCCTCGACGACGTCGGGGGCCTCGAGGGCGTCCATGACGGTGTCGTCGAGGTACTGCTCGGCGACAGTGCCCATCAGCCGTGTGGTCGCCAGGTCCAGCTCCTCCACGGCGGGGCGCACCGGCGCCTCAGGGTCGGTGGCCAGCAGGTAGCCGGCCACGACGGCCTCGCCGACGATCCGCAGCGTGCCCTCGGGGTCGTACGCCGGGTCGCGGGAGCGGTAGTACAGACTGGTCAGGGCGTAGCGGTGCAGCTTGTCCTCCACCTGACGGGCCAGCAGCGCCCACGCGACATAGCGGTCCTCC includes:
- a CDS encoding alpha/beta hydrolase; protein product: MADVGTFTPQPAFVAGLRWHAVVAGRSSARPVVVLHGWGAAGEAQLPAARLLASSLRVLVPDLPGFGRSEQPSHVPTLPELADALAGWMTAMGLAPAVVVGNSMGCQVLAHLAARHPDQVDAVVLQGPTIDAGARTVLRQAARLAHGSRFERPSLGWVQARGVRQAGVGRLMTTLRHALDDRIEETVAEVACPLLVVRGSRDPLVTQQWAETVACRAPRGELRVVPGPGHCMVYSAPLELARLVRGFLGRH
- a CDS encoding MrpF/PhaF family protein encodes the protein MNAWLVTAAVVAAAMVPPTVMTLRGSVEQRLVALQALSILTPVALVAVAVGAGRSVYVDAAIVMALLSFAGGLAYARVLERWL
- a CDS encoding NADH-quinone oxidoreductase subunit K; the encoded protein is MSAEHLPYLLAAWVLLTGLAGIVTSRDLVHTIMCLAVLQTSVHVLLLAIGYRHDATAPIYDDVPADVAVVDPVVQALTVTDIVVGAAATALLLAFAVQVNKRTGSLDPAGLVALRG
- a CDS encoding hydrogenase subunit MbhD domain-containing protein, encoding MTAVQVIALLLVAVTAAGVAATRDTTRQAIVFGAHGMALTLLFLTFHAPGVAMAEAAVSGVVLPLLVLLALAKVRSGGR
- a CDS encoding monovalent cation/H(+) antiporter subunit G; this encodes MSVVVVALLVVVALAALLAVGGLLVMDDAQDRLHYTGVATILATVALVAAVVVEVGVSEVAVKALAVGVVVLTSGPVLNHATGRAILTRRHGRPAGDDWKVTG
- a CDS encoding SDR family oxidoreductase; this translates as MAGKLKDSVVVITGASSGIGRAAALRFAKKGAAVVLAARREQVLKEVAEECLQAGGRALVVAADVTDEGQVRELARRAVEEYGRIDVWVNNAAVSLFARFEEAPPEEYDRVIDTNLLGYVRGMRAVLPVFREQGYGTIINNASVFGKIGSPYVTAYTTSKFGIVGLSESLRQELVADKDIHVSTLLPASIDTPIFQHAANYMGRKVKPLRPVYDADVVAKAIVGCARKPQRERIVGGAGRMLWQQRLTSPALFEKMQARMVDRDHFEQAPAEPTSGNVNEPVAYGTAVSGGWPSSPAPIAGKLLPVLAVGGVAAALAVRSSSDGRLAALTSKVEPSTSPVTWGVNPVVRSIRDAGLSAWFGGSLMGVAAVNRAVSDIDDPADRLRTVDAVWDRWTVPGGMAIAAHLLGSAVAGWGNKSRVLTQRGMASQMAVKGAVSLAALASTVAARVYRKQAVRAAGDRAPVMDATTPTPGTPAEVARAQRRLRAAEYAVPALTGAVVVLNAKMSEDQRPVPTLRQVAARLNPLAG
- a CDS encoding NAD-dependent epimerase/dehydratase family protein, which codes for MRVVITGATGNVGTSLVEALADEPAVDTIVGIARRPPAVRAPKTMWVSADVGKDDMGPHLQGADALVHLAWLFHPMRRPTVTWQANAVGSARVFRAAAEAGVATIVYASSVGAYSPGPKDRPVDETWPTHGWPTAGYAREKAYVERTLDGLAAERSDIRVVRLRPAFIFKRESASEQRRLFAGPLLPSWLVRREFIPIVPDFPGLRFQALHTADAAEAFRLALVRPVAGAFNLAAEPVVDARVLAELLGARPLRVPRAAVRTAMAAAYRLRAMPVDPRLLDVFVRVPILDSARARDELGWQPRHTATEALAELFAGMREEAGMPTPPLDPRTSGRLRGHELATGVGEHA
- a CDS encoding MnhB domain-containing protein, with protein sequence MSARGFIGLAAVVLLGAWLVEGLLGLPGFGEDAPAYGLALADLALAERNATNAVSAVLFDLRALDTLGEALALFAGAAAVQTVLRELAGEEESEPPASTAVDRRPAPTGDAVRAVALWLVAPTVLYGAYIAARGHVSVGGGFQGGAIVAAAVALVFLAGRQATMHHLAPESALDITESIGAGGFLVVGLVALATGAGFLGNVLPLGEAGRLLSAGTIGVLSVLIGLEAASALATLIQKFVEQTVEIRQEEP
- a CDS encoding proton-conducting transporter membrane subunit, with amino-acid sequence MDALMPLAIAVPLLAAVVLRSLPPSVDRRVRDGLAVLSAAATALVTAWLLRASAAETLVHWVAGWTPREENAIGIALVADPIGAGIAALGAVLMTAVLLTKWNRETVDDRSHTLALIFLGGFCGFAFAGDLLTLFVFLETTSIAAYAITGYRPQELASLQGAVNFALTNTIGATLFLTGAAVLYAHAGTPNLAEIAELLNGAGVEAPTVIALGLMTAGLFTKAAVVPFHFWHADSHAVAPSWAAAFFSAVLIQVALYAIARLHWTAFAGPVEAHTDELRAFYAVFAVLTAGVAAVMCLVQDDLKRMLAFSTVAHLGIAAIGFATFEPDGIAGAGTYVVGHGLVKAGLFLAAGWLLVQHGTVSLAAFSGRAYRLPLLGGILAVGGLGLAGLPPFGMYTGKVLIDEAAEAVGYGWLSYVALAAAALTGAAVLRAAALVGLRATDRGGDRGDPDRDGGQGGQRVTLLILVPAVALMAASAVIGPLPTFIAAAEEAGERFVEVDAYVDAVLHGEAVAEPRPEPEDIFTAESLVESALAALAALILVAASLAIRPTAAALAPLGAAVGGLRRVHSGHVGDYVTWLVAGTAAIGITLSTLLR